One window from the genome of Streptomyces sp. NBC_01476 encodes:
- the rpmH gene encoding 50S ribosomal protein L34 codes for MSKRTFQPNNRRRAKTHGFRLRMRTRAGRAILATRRSKGRARLSA; via the coding sequence GTGAGCAAGCGCACCTTCCAGCCGAACAACCGCCGTCGTGCGAAGACCCACGGCTTCCGTCTGCGTATGCGCACCCGCGCCGGCCGCGCCATCCTCGCGACCCGCCGCAGCAAGGGCCGCGCCCGGCTGTCCGCCTGA
- the dnaA gene encoding chromosomal replication initiator protein DnaA, translating to MGDVTADLAAVWPRVLQKLLGDSEDLKPKDAEWLKRTQPLALVAGTAVLSAPNEFAKSVLEGRLLPLITEVLSREFGHPVGIAIAVASGGDQDLPPGPQLDRQEQSAPAQDPYDRDRDRDRDRDRDRDRDRDERGDRDDRDRGDRGELDGGPRMRPAYPEHRDWQQPGLGTWGAPAPGGFQDRDSDSYGGPRESYDGRRDSYDGQRESYDGPRDQRYRSDTHDGYPAIPHQSHQQYAPPPPPYQQQGQVPQARSEQPPGGPGGPGGPGGPGGHSGGHGRHGAPGGSGSSGGAVEPTARLNPKYLFDTFVIGASNRFAHAAAVAVAEAPAKAYNPLFIYGESGLGKTHLLHAIGHYARSLYPGTRVRYVSSEEFTNEFINSIRDGKADAFRKRYRDMDILLVDDIQFLAQKESTQEEFFHTFNTLHNANKQIVLSSDRPPKQLVTLEDRLRNRFEWGLITDVQPPELETRIAILRKKAVQEQLNAPPEVLEFIASRISRNIRELEGALIRVTAFASLNRQPVDLQLTEIVLKDLIPGGDDTVPEISGTAIMAETAAYFGLAVDDLSGSSRSRVLVTARQIAMYLCRELTDLSLPKIGALFGGRDHTTVMHADRKIRSLMAERRSIYNQVTELTNRIKS from the coding sequence GTGGGCGACGTGACTGCCGATCTTGCCGCAGTGTGGCCGCGCGTACTGCAGAAACTCCTGGGGGACAGCGAGGACCTGAAGCCCAAGGACGCGGAGTGGCTCAAGCGCACCCAGCCGCTGGCCCTGGTGGCCGGCACGGCGGTGCTCTCCGCGCCCAACGAGTTCGCCAAGAGCGTCCTGGAAGGGCGGCTGCTGCCGCTGATCACCGAGGTGCTCAGCCGTGAGTTCGGTCACCCGGTGGGCATCGCCATCGCGGTGGCGTCCGGCGGCGACCAGGACCTGCCCCCCGGCCCGCAGCTGGACCGCCAGGAGCAGTCCGCTCCCGCGCAGGACCCGTACGACCGTGATCGTGATCGTGATCGTGATCGTGACCGTGATCGTGACCGCGACCGTGATGAACGCGGTGACCGGGACGACCGCGACCGCGGTGACCGCGGCGAACTCGACGGCGGCCCGCGGATGCGCCCGGCCTACCCCGAGCACCGCGACTGGCAGCAGCCCGGCCTCGGCACCTGGGGCGCCCCCGCCCCCGGCGGCTTCCAGGACCGCGACTCCGACTCCTACGGGGGGCCGCGGGAGAGCTACGACGGCCGGCGCGACTCCTACGACGGACAGCGCGAGAGCTACGACGGGCCGCGCGACCAGCGCTACCGGTCCGACACCCATGACGGCTACCCGGCGATCCCTCATCAGAGCCACCAGCAGTACGCACCGCCGCCGCCCCCGTACCAGCAGCAGGGTCAGGTGCCGCAGGCCCGCAGCGAGCAGCCGCCGGGCGGCCCCGGAGGTCCCGGTGGACCGGGCGGCCCCGGTGGACACAGCGGCGGCCACGGACGCCATGGCGCGCCCGGCGGCTCCGGTTCCTCGGGCGGCGCCGTCGAGCCCACCGCCCGCCTCAACCCGAAGTACCTCTTCGACACCTTCGTCATCGGCGCCTCGAACCGCTTCGCGCACGCCGCGGCGGTCGCGGTCGCCGAGGCGCCGGCCAAGGCGTACAACCCGCTCTTCATCTACGGCGAATCCGGGCTGGGCAAGACCCACCTGCTGCACGCCATCGGACACTACGCGCGGAGCCTCTACCCGGGCACCCGGGTCAGGTACGTCAGCTCCGAGGAGTTCACGAACGAGTTCATCAACTCGATCCGGGACGGCAAGGCGGACGCGTTCCGCAAGCGGTACCGGGACATGGACATCCTGCTGGTCGACGACATCCAGTTCCTGGCGCAGAAGGAGTCGACGCAGGAGGAGTTCTTCCACACCTTCAACACCCTGCACAACGCGAACAAGCAGATCGTGCTCTCCTCCGACCGGCCGCCCAAGCAGCTGGTGACCCTGGAGGACCGGCTCCGCAACCGCTTCGAGTGGGGACTGATCACCGACGTCCAGCCGCCGGAGCTGGAGACCCGGATCGCGATCCTGCGCAAGAAGGCGGTCCAGGAGCAGCTGAACGCGCCACCCGAGGTGCTGGAGTTCATCGCCTCGCGGATCTCCCGGAACATCCGCGAGCTGGAGGGCGCGCTGATCCGGGTCACCGCCTTCGCCAGCCTCAACCGGCAGCCGGTGGATCTGCAGCTGACCGAGATCGTGCTGAAGGATCTGATCCCGGGCGGCGACGACACGGTCCCGGAGATCAGCGGGACCGCGATCATGGCGGAGACCGCCGCGTACTTCGGGCTCGCGGTGGACGACCTGTCCGGCTCCTCGCGCAGCCGGGTGCTGGTGACCGCGCGGCAGATCGCGATGTATCTGTGCCGGGAGCTCACCGACCTGTCGCTGCCGAAGATCGGTGCGCTCTTCGGCGGCCGGGACCACACGACGGTGATGCACGCGGACCGCAAGATCCGCTCGCTGATGGCCGAGCGCCGGTCCATCTACAACCAGGTGACCGAACTCACCAACCGCATCAAGAGCTGA
- the dnaN gene encoding DNA polymerase III subunit beta, translating into MKIRVERDVLAEAVAWAARSLPARPPVPVLAGLLLKAEEGRLSLSGFDYEVSARVSVDAEVDDEGTVLVSGRLLADISRALPNRPVEISTDGVRVTVVCGSSRFTLHTLPVEEYPALPAMPTASGTVPGEVFAAAASQVAIAAGRDDTLPVLTGVRIEIEGDTVTLAATDRYRFAVREFLWKPEQADISAVALVPAKTLLDTAKSLTSGDTVSIALAGSGEGEGLIGFEGAGRRTTTRLLEGDLPKYRTLFPTEFASIAVIETPPFVEAVKRVALVAERNTPVRLSFEQGVLTLEAGSSDDAQAVERVDAKLEGDDISIAFNPTFLLDGLSAIDSPVAQLAFTTSTKPALLSGRPAVDAEADDAYKYLIMPVRLSG; encoded by the coding sequence GTGAAGATCCGGGTGGAGCGCGACGTACTCGCCGAGGCAGTGGCTTGGGCAGCCCGCAGCCTCCCGGCCCGTCCCCCGGTGCCTGTGCTCGCCGGGCTGCTGCTCAAGGCGGAGGAGGGCAGGCTCAGCCTCTCCGGCTTCGACTACGAGGTCTCGGCCCGCGTCTCGGTGGACGCCGAGGTCGACGACGAGGGCACCGTGCTGGTCTCCGGCCGGCTGCTCGCCGACATCTCCCGGGCGCTCCCCAACCGGCCGGTGGAGATTTCCACAGACGGTGTACGAGTGACCGTGGTCTGTGGAAGCTCGCGGTTCACCCTGCACACGCTCCCGGTGGAGGAGTACCCGGCGCTGCCGGCCATGCCCACCGCCTCCGGCACCGTCCCCGGTGAGGTCTTCGCCGCCGCCGCCTCCCAGGTGGCCATCGCGGCCGGCCGGGACGACACCCTGCCGGTGCTCACCGGTGTGCGGATCGAGATCGAGGGCGACACGGTCACGCTCGCCGCCACCGACCGCTACCGCTTCGCGGTCCGCGAGTTCCTGTGGAAGCCGGAGCAGGCCGACATCTCCGCGGTCGCCCTGGTGCCCGCCAAGACCCTGCTGGACACCGCCAAGTCGCTCACCAGCGGTGACACCGTCTCCATCGCGCTGGCCGGCTCCGGTGAGGGCGAGGGGCTGATCGGCTTCGAGGGCGCCGGCCGCCGCACCACCACCCGGCTGCTCGAAGGCGACCTGCCGAAGTACCGCACGCTCTTCCCGACCGAGTTCGCCTCGATCGCGGTGATCGAGACCCCGCCCTTCGTCGAGGCCGTCAAGCGCGTCGCCCTGGTCGCCGAGCGCAACACCCCGGTGCGGCTGAGCTTCGAGCAGGGAGTGCTCACCCTGGAGGCCGGTTCCAGCGACGACGCACAGGCTGTGGAGAGGGTCGACGCCAAGCTGGAGGGCGACGACATCTCGATCGCCTTCAACCCGACCTTCCTGCTGGACGGCCTGAGCGCGATCGACTCGCCGGTGGCCCAGCTCGCCTTCACGACCTCCACGAAGCCCGCCCTGCTCAGCGGCCGTCCCGCGGTCGACGCCGAGGCGGACGACGCCTACAAGTACCTGATCATGCCGGTGCGGCTGTCCGGCTGA
- the gnd gene encoding phosphogluconate dehydrogenase (NAD(+)-dependent, decarboxylating) produces the protein MELGLIGLGKMGGNMRERIRRAGHTVIGYDRNPDVADVHSLKELVDSLTGPRVVWVMVPAGAATQSTIDELGELLSPGDLVIDGGNSRWTDDEKHAKELAEKGIGFVDCGVSGGVWGLANGYALMYGGKDEDVAKAQPVFDALKPEGDSGAVHAGVVGAGHFAKMVHNGIEYAMMQAYAEGWELLEAVGSVTDVREVFRSWKSGTVIRSWLLDLAVDALDKDEHLGNLRGYADDSGEGRWTVEAAIDNAVPLPAITASLFARFSSRQEDSPQMKMIAALRNEFGGHAVTAAE, from the coding sequence ATGGAGCTCGGTCTCATCGGTCTCGGCAAGATGGGCGGGAACATGCGCGAGCGCATCCGCCGCGCCGGCCACACCGTCATCGGTTACGACAGGAACCCCGACGTCGCCGATGTCCACAGCCTCAAGGAGCTTGTGGATTCGCTGACGGGTCCGCGTGTGGTGTGGGTGATGGTGCCGGCCGGCGCCGCCACCCAGTCGACCATCGACGAGCTGGGCGAGCTGCTCTCCCCCGGTGACCTGGTGATCGACGGCGGCAACTCCCGCTGGACCGACGACGAGAAGCACGCCAAGGAGCTGGCCGAGAAGGGCATCGGCTTCGTCGACTGCGGCGTCTCCGGCGGCGTCTGGGGCCTGGCCAACGGCTATGCGCTGATGTATGGCGGCAAGGACGAGGACGTCGCCAAGGCGCAGCCGGTCTTCGACGCGCTCAAGCCCGAGGGCGACTCCGGCGCGGTGCACGCCGGTGTGGTCGGCGCCGGCCACTTCGCCAAGATGGTCCACAACGGCATCGAGTACGCCATGATGCAGGCCTACGCCGAGGGCTGGGAGCTGCTGGAGGCGGTCGGCTCGGTCACCGACGTCCGCGAGGTCTTCCGCTCCTGGAAGTCCGGCACGGTCATCCGCTCCTGGCTGCTGGACCTCGCCGTGGACGCCCTCGACAAGGACGAGCACCTGGGCAATCTGCGCGGGTACGCGGACGACTCCGGCGAGGGCCGGTGGACGGTCGAGGCGGCGATCGACAACGCGGTGCCGCTGCCCGCGATCACCGCCTCGCTCTTCGCCCGCTTCTCCTCCCGCCAGGAGGACTCGCCGCAGATGAAGATGATCGCCGCGCTCCGCAACGAGTTCGGCGGCCACGCCGTCACCGCCGCGGAATAG
- the recF gene encoding DNA replication/repair protein RecF (All proteins in this family for which functions are known are DNA-binding proteins that assist the filamentation of RecA onto DNA for the initiation of recombination or recombinational repair.) — protein MHVAHLTLADFRSYARAEVPLDPGVTAFMGPNGQGKTNLVEAVGYLATLGSHRVASDAPLVRVGADRAVVRAQVVQGDRQQLVELEINPGRANRARINRSSQVRPRDVLGIVRSVLFAPEDLALVKGDPGERRRFLDELITARAPRLAGVRSDYERVLKQRNTLLKTAALARRHGGKGADLSTLDVWDQHLARVGAELLAQRLDLVAALQPLTDKAYEQLAPGGGPVALEYRGSIGEERGGAGVPPGLDRGPMTGPAGREDLYGRLLEALAESRRQEIERGVTLVGPHRDDLVFKLGSMPAKGYASHGESWSYALALRLASYELLRADGGEPVLVLDDVFAELDVKRRERLAELVAPGEQVLVTAAVDDDVPGVLVGARFSVENGTVERQ, from the coding sequence ATGCACGTAGCGCACCTGACGCTCGCCGACTTCCGCTCCTACGCCCGGGCCGAGGTCCCCCTCGACCCGGGCGTCACCGCTTTCATGGGTCCCAACGGCCAGGGCAAGACCAATCTGGTCGAGGCGGTCGGCTATCTGGCCACCCTCGGCAGCCACCGGGTCGCCTCCGACGCGCCCCTGGTCCGGGTCGGCGCCGACCGGGCGGTGGTACGGGCCCAGGTGGTGCAGGGCGACCGGCAGCAGCTGGTCGAGCTGGAGATCAACCCCGGCCGGGCCAACCGGGCCCGGATCAACCGCTCCTCGCAGGTGCGGCCGCGCGATGTACTGGGCATCGTCCGCAGCGTGCTCTTCGCCCCCGAGGACCTGGCCCTGGTCAAGGGCGACCCCGGTGAGCGCCGCCGCTTCCTGGACGAGCTGATCACCGCCCGCGCCCCGCGGCTCGCCGGGGTGCGCAGCGACTACGAACGGGTCCTCAAGCAGCGCAACACCCTGCTGAAGACCGCGGCACTGGCCCGCCGGCACGGCGGCAAGGGCGCCGACCTGTCCACCCTCGACGTCTGGGACCAGCATCTGGCCCGGGTCGGCGCCGAGTTGCTGGCCCAGCGCCTCGACCTGGTGGCCGCGCTGCAGCCGCTCACCGACAAGGCGTACGAGCAACTGGCCCCCGGCGGCGGGCCGGTGGCGCTGGAGTACCGCGGCTCGATCGGTGAGGAGCGCGGCGGGGCGGGCGTCCCGCCGGGCCTGGACCGGGGGCCGATGACGGGCCCGGCCGGCCGGGAGGACCTGTACGGGCGGCTGCTGGAGGCGCTGGCGGAGTCCCGCCGCCAGGAGATCGAGCGCGGTGTGACGCTGGTGGGTCCGCACCGTGATGATCTGGTGTTCAAGCTCGGCTCGATGCCCGCGAAGGGCTATGCCAGTCATGGGGAGTCGTGGTCGTACGCGCTGGCGCTGCGGCTGGCGTCGTACGAACTGCTCCGCGCGGACGGCGGCGAACCCGTCCTGGTGCTCGACGACGTCTTCGCCGAGCTGGATGTGAAGCGGCGGGAGCGGCTGGCCGAACTGGTCGCGCCGGGTGAGCAGGTGCTGGTCACCGCGGCGGTGGACGACGATGTGCCGGGCGTGCTGGTGGGGGCTCGGTTCTCGGTGGAGAACGGGACGGTGGAACGGCAGTGA
- a CDS encoding DUF721 domain-containing protein, translating to MSDKPERQEAEPAAPRVPGPAGAEPAGVDLARVALRAAKEQARARGAAAVQKKQARRGGLRSGARADGRDPLSLGAAISRLITERGWEAPAAVGGVMGRWPQLVGPEVALHCAPERYDEDACVLTVSCDSTAWATQLRLLAPTLVARLNADLGHGTVKLIKVLGPAAPTRSYGRLRAPGSRGPGDTYG from the coding sequence GTGAGCGACAAGCCCGAACGGCAGGAAGCAGAACCGGCGGCGCCGCGGGTGCCGGGGCCGGCCGGCGCCGAGCCCGCGGGCGTGGACCTGGCGCGGGTGGCGCTGCGCGCCGCCAAGGAGCAGGCCAGGGCCAGGGGCGCCGCGGCCGTACAGAAGAAACAGGCCAGGCGGGGCGGACTGCGCAGCGGTGCCCGCGCCGACGGCCGGGATCCGCTGTCGCTGGGCGCCGCGATCAGCCGGCTGATCACCGAGCGCGGCTGGGAGGCGCCGGCCGCGGTCGGCGGGGTGATGGGCCGCTGGCCGCAGCTGGTCGGGCCCGAGGTGGCGCTGCACTGCGCGCCGGAACGCTACGACGAGGACGCATGCGTTCTCACCGTGAGCTGTGACTCGACCGCGTGGGCCACCCAGCTGCGGCTGCTTGCCCCTACGTTGGTGGCCCGGCTGAACGCGGATCTCGGCCACGGCACGGTCAAGCTGATCAAGGTGCTGGGCCCGGCCGCGCCCACCCGTTCGTACGGGCGGCTGCGCGCACCCGGCAGCCGCGGGCCCGGCGACACCTACGGCTGA
- the gyrB gene encoding DNA topoisomerase (ATP-hydrolyzing) subunit B: MLCQKGRFVADSGNPNENSNTSYTASQITVLEGLDAVRKRPGMYIGSTGERGLHHLVQEVVDNSVDEAMAGHADLIDVTILPDGGVRVVDNGRGIPVGIVPSEGKPAVEVVLTVLHAGGKFGGGGYAVSGGLHGVGVSVVNALSTRVAVEVRTEGYRWTQDYKLGVPTAPLAKNEPVDETGTTVTFWADPDIFETTDYSFETLSRRFQEMAFLNKGLRISLTDERADHVDEEGKPLSVTYHYEGGLVDYVKYLNSRKGELVHPTVIDIEAEDKERLLSVEVAMQWNTQYSEGVYSFANTIHTHEGGTHEEGFRAAMTGLVNRYAREKKFLREKDDNLAGEDIREGLTAIISVKLGEPQFEGQTKTKLGNTEAKTFVQKVVHEHLTDWLDRNPNEAADIIRKSIQAATARVAARKARDLTRRKGLLESASLPGKLSDCQSNDPTKCEIFIVEGDSAGGSAKSGRNPQYQAILPIRGKILNVEKARIDKILQNTEIQALISAFGTGVHEDFDISKLRYHKIILMADADVDGQHINTLLLTFLFRFMRPLVEAGHVYLSRPPLYKIKWGRDDWEYAYSDRERDALVELGKQSGKRIREDSIQRFKGLGEMNAEELRVTTMDIDHRVLGKVTLDDAAQADDLFSVLMGEDVEARRTFIQRNAKDVRFLDI, encoded by the coding sequence GTGCTGTGCCAGAAAGGGCGCTTCGTGGCCGATTCCGGCAACCCCAACGAGAACTCCAACACGTCCTACACCGCCAGTCAGATCACGGTGCTCGAGGGCCTCGACGCGGTGCGCAAGCGCCCCGGCATGTACATCGGCTCGACCGGTGAGCGGGGCCTGCACCACCTCGTGCAAGAGGTGGTCGACAACTCCGTCGACGAGGCGATGGCCGGCCACGCGGACCTGATCGACGTGACGATCCTGCCCGACGGCGGGGTCCGCGTGGTCGACAACGGCCGCGGTATCCCGGTGGGCATCGTCCCCTCCGAGGGCAAGCCCGCCGTCGAGGTGGTGCTGACCGTGCTGCACGCCGGCGGCAAGTTCGGTGGCGGCGGCTATGCCGTCTCCGGCGGTCTGCACGGTGTCGGCGTCTCGGTCGTGAACGCCCTGTCGACCCGGGTGGCCGTCGAGGTCCGCACCGAGGGCTACCGCTGGACGCAGGACTACAAGCTGGGCGTTCCGACCGCGCCGCTGGCGAAGAACGAGCCGGTCGACGAGACCGGCACCACGGTCACCTTCTGGGCCGACCCGGACATCTTCGAGACCACGGACTACTCCTTCGAGACGCTGTCGCGGCGCTTCCAGGAGATGGCGTTCCTCAACAAGGGACTGCGCATCTCGCTGACCGACGAGCGCGCCGACCACGTCGACGAGGAGGGCAAGCCGCTCTCCGTCACGTACCACTACGAGGGCGGCCTCGTGGACTACGTGAAGTACCTCAACTCGCGCAAGGGCGAGCTGGTCCACCCCACCGTCATCGACATCGAGGCGGAGGACAAGGAGCGACTGCTCTCGGTGGAGGTGGCGATGCAGTGGAACACCCAGTACAGCGAGGGTGTCTACAGCTTCGCCAACACGATCCACACGCATGAGGGCGGCACCCACGAAGAGGGCTTCCGCGCGGCGATGACCGGTCTGGTCAACCGCTACGCGCGCGAGAAGAAGTTCCTGCGGGAGAAGGACGACAACCTGGCGGGCGAGGACATCCGCGAGGGTCTGACCGCGATCATCTCCGTCAAGCTCGGCGAGCCGCAGTTCGAGGGCCAGACGAAGACCAAGCTCGGCAACACCGAGGCCAAGACGTTCGTGCAGAAGGTCGTGCACGAGCACCTGACCGACTGGCTGGACCGCAACCCCAACGAGGCCGCGGACATCATCCGCAAGTCGATCCAGGCGGCCACCGCCCGGGTCGCGGCCCGCAAGGCCCGGGACCTGACCCGGCGCAAGGGGCTGCTGGAGTCCGCCTCGCTGCCCGGCAAGCTGAGCGACTGCCAGTCCAACGACCCGACGAAGTGCGAGATCTTCATCGTCGAGGGCGACTCGGCCGGCGGTTCCGCGAAGTCCGGCCGCAACCCGCAGTACCAGGCGATCCTCCCGATCCGCGGCAAGATCCTCAACGTGGAGAAGGCGCGGATCGACAAGATCCTGCAGAACACCGAGATCCAGGCGCTGATCTCCGCCTTCGGCACGGGCGTGCACGAGGACTTCGACATCAGCAAGCTCCGCTATCACAAGATCATTCTGATGGCGGACGCCGATGTCGACGGCCAGCACATCAACACCCTGCTGCTGACCTTCCTCTTCCGCTTCATGCGGCCGCTGGTCGAGGCCGGGCACGTCTACCTGTCCCGCCCGCCGCTCTACAAGATCAAGTGGGGCCGGGACGACTGGGAGTACGCGTACTCCGACCGCGAGCGCGACGCCCTGGTGGAGCTGGGCAAGCAGAGCGGCAAGCGGATCCGCGAGGACTCCATCCAGCGCTTCAAGGGCCTCGGCGAGATGAACGCCGAGGAGCTGCGGGTCACCACCATGGACATCGACCACCGTGTGCTCGGCAAGGTCACTCTGGACGACGCGGCGCAGGCCGACGATCTGTTCTCGGTGCTGATGGGCGAGGACGTGGAGGCACGGCGCACCTTCATCCAGCGCAATGCCAAGGACGTCCGCTTCCTGGACATCTGA
- the gyrA gene encoding DNA gyrase subunit A — translation MADESSNIPPVPDLPESEMDQRNESGGLRIEPVGLETEMQRSYLDYAMSVIVSRALPDVRDGLKPVHRRVLYAMYDGGYRPEKGFYKCARVVGDVMGTYHPHGDSSIYDALVRLAQPWSMRMPLVDSNGNFGSPGNDPAAAMRYTECKMMPLSMEMVRDIDEETVDLQDNYDGRNQEPTVLPARFPNLLINGSAGIAVGMATNIPPHNLREVADGAQWFLANPEAESEELLDALIERIKGPDFPTGALVVGRKGIEDAYRTGRGSITMRAIVEVEEIQNRQCLVVTELPYQVNPDNLAQKIADLVKDGRVGGIADVRDETSSRTGQRLVIVLKRDAVAKVVLNNLYKHTDLQTNFGANMLALVDGVPRTLSLDAFIRHWVAHQVEVIVRRTRFRLRKAEERAHILRGLLKALDAIDEVIALIRRSDTVETAREGLMGLLTIDEIQANAILEMQLRRLAALERQKIIAEHDELQAKINEYNAILASPERQRQIISEELQAIVDKYGDDRRSKLVPFDGDMSIEDLIAEEDIVVTITRGGYVKRTKTEDYRSQKRGGKGVRGTKLKQDDIVDHFFVTTTHQWLLFFTNKGRVYRAKAYELPDAGRDARGQHVANLLAFQPDERIAQILAIKDYMAAPYLVLATKSGLVKKTALKDYDSPRAGGVIAINLREAAVEGGFDELIGAELVSAEDDLLLVSRKAQCIRFTATDEALRPMGRATSGVKGMSFREGDELLSMNVVRPGTFVFTATDGGYAKRTRVDEYRVQGRGGLGIKAAKIVEDRGSLVGALVVEETDEILAITLSGGVIRTRVNEVRETGRDTMGVQLIHLAKRDAVVGIARNAEAEDDPEVALAAGEGELDTAAEGEAPAVGEPEE, via the coding sequence ATGGCCGACGAGTCTTCCAACATTCCCCCCGTGCCCGACCTCCCCGAGTCCGAGATGGACCAGCGCAACGAGTCCGGCGGTCTGCGGATCGAGCCCGTCGGGCTTGAGACGGAGATGCAGCGCAGTTACCTCGACTACGCGATGTCCGTCATCGTCTCGCGCGCCCTGCCGGACGTACGGGACGGCCTCAAGCCGGTGCACCGCCGCGTGCTCTACGCGATGTACGACGGCGGCTACCGGCCGGAGAAGGGCTTCTACAAGTGCGCCCGCGTCGTCGGCGATGTGATGGGCACGTACCACCCGCACGGTGACTCCTCGATCTACGACGCGCTGGTCCGCCTGGCGCAGCCGTGGTCGATGCGGATGCCGCTGGTGGACTCCAACGGCAACTTCGGTTCCCCGGGCAACGACCCGGCCGCGGCCATGCGGTACACCGAGTGCAAGATGATGCCGCTGTCCATGGAGATGGTCAGGGACATCGACGAGGAGACCGTCGACCTCCAGGACAACTACGACGGCCGCAACCAGGAGCCGACGGTCCTGCCGGCCCGCTTCCCGAACCTGCTGATCAACGGCTCGGCCGGTATCGCGGTCGGCATGGCCACCAATATCCCGCCGCACAACCTGCGTGAGGTGGCCGACGGCGCCCAGTGGTTCCTGGCGAACCCGGAGGCGGAGTCCGAGGAGCTGCTCGACGCGCTGATCGAGCGGATCAAGGGCCCCGACTTCCCGACCGGCGCCCTGGTGGTCGGCCGCAAGGGCATCGAGGACGCGTACCGCACCGGCCGCGGCTCGATCACGATGCGCGCGATCGTCGAGGTCGAGGAGATCCAGAACCGGCAGTGCCTGGTGGTCACCGAGCTGCCGTACCAGGTCAACCCGGACAACCTGGCGCAGAAGATCGCCGACCTGGTGAAGGACGGCCGGGTCGGCGGCATCGCGGACGTCCGCGACGAGACCTCCTCGCGTACCGGCCAGCGCCTGGTGATCGTCCTCAAGCGGGACGCGGTCGCCAAGGTGGTGCTGAACAACCTCTACAAGCACACCGACCTGCAGACCAACTTCGGCGCCAACATGCTGGCCCTGGTCGACGGCGTGCCGCGCACCCTGTCGCTGGACGCCTTCATCCGGCACTGGGTCGCGCACCAGGTCGAGGTCATCGTGCGGCGCACCCGGTTCCGGCTGCGCAAGGCCGAGGAGCGCGCCCACATCCTGCGCGGCCTGCTCAAGGCGCTCGACGCGATCGACGAGGTCATCGCGCTGATCCGGCGCAGCGACACGGTCGAGACCGCGCGCGAGGGCCTGATGGGCCTGCTGACCATCGACGAGATCCAGGCGAACGCGATCCTGGAGATGCAGCTGCGCCGGCTGGCCGCCCTGGAGCGGCAGAAGATCATCGCCGAGCATGATGAACTTCAAGCCAAGATCAACGAGTACAACGCGATCCTGGCCTCCCCCGAGCGGCAGCGGCAGATCATCAGCGAGGAGCTGCAGGCGATCGTCGACAAGTACGGCGACGACCGGCGCAGCAAGCTGGTGCCCTTCGACGGTGACATGTCCATCGAGGACCTGATCGCCGAGGAAGACATCGTCGTCACGATCACCCGTGGCGGTTACGTCAAGCGCACCAAGACCGAGGACTACCGGTCGCAGAAGCGCGGCGGCAAGGGCGTTCGCGGCACGAAACTGAAGCAGGACGACATCGTCGACCACTTCTTCGTGACCACCACCCACCAGTGGCTGCTCTTCTTCACCAACAAGGGGCGGGTCTACCGCGCCAAGGCGTACGAGCTGCCCGACGCCGGCCGGGACGCCCGCGGTCAGCACGTGGCGAATCTGCTGGCTTTCCAGCCGGACGAGCGGATCGCCCAGATCCTGGCCATCAAGGACTACATGGCGGCGCCGTATCTGGTGCTCGCCACCAAGTCCGGGCTGGTGAAGAAGACCGCGCTGAAGGATTACGACTCCCCCCGCGCGGGCGGCGTGATCGCGATCAATCTGCGGGAGGCCGCGGTCGAGGGCGGTTTCGACGAGCTCATCGGCGCCGAACTGGTCTCGGCGGAGGACGATCTGCTGCTGGTCAGCCGCAAGGCGCAGTGCATTCGCTTCACCGCGACGGACGAGGCGCTGCGGCCGATGGGCCGGGCCACGTCGGGTGTGAAGGGCATGAGTTTCCGCGAGGGTGACGAACTCCTCTCCATGAATGTCGTCAGGCCGGGTACTTTCGTCTTCACAGCCACTGATGGCGGCTACGCCAAGCGGACCCGGGTCGACGAGTACCGCGTCCAGGGTCGCGGCGGACTCGGTATCAAGGCGGCGAAGATCGTGGAGGATCGCGGTTCGCTCGTCGGGGCGCTGGTGGTCGAGGAGACCGATGAAATCCTCGCCATCACCCTCAGCGGTGGCGTGATCCGGACACGGGTCAATGAGGTCAGGGAGACCGGCCGTGACACCATGGGCGTTCAGCTGATCCACCTCGCCAAGCGGGATGCCGTCGTCGGCATCGCGCGGAACGCCGAGGCGGAGGATGATCCTGAGGTGGCCCTGGCGGCCGGCGAAGGAGAGCTCGACACTGCGGCCGAGGGCGAAGCGCCCGCGGTCGGTGAACCGGAGGAGTAA